Proteins from a genomic interval of Acetobacterium woodii DSM 1030:
- a CDS encoding ECF transporter S component yields the protein MNTVDHKINKKNMLLRISKKRTLVASLLIVVLIPLTIWVGVSYWGDRKYLLISLLIIFYSFIPFALSFENRKPEARELVLIAAMAAIAACGNLTFFMITPFQAGGALIIIAGICLGPEQGFLTGAMARLVVNIFAGQGPWTPWQMFCWGLLGFLGGICFNKDLAFTKKEINFKIVFGPVVCVLFSIFVGFMIHLFLNRQGPFIGWQLYGYGALGLLIGLLLQHQRLPADRLTIGVFGFLTTFIIYGGIMNIAALVMAVGVSGSGMEMDWNSMKLLYISGVPYDAVHALGTAFFGAMLGPVMVEKLERVKIKFGLYQ from the coding sequence ATGAACACGGTTGATCATAAGATAAATAAAAAAAATATGCTGTTGCGAATTTCTAAAAAACGAACTTTGGTTGCTTCATTGCTGATAGTCGTGCTGATTCCATTAACGATCTGGGTAGGCGTTAGCTATTGGGGAGATCGAAAATATTTATTGATCAGTTTGTTGATAATTTTTTATAGTTTTATCCCGTTTGCATTATCGTTTGAAAATCGCAAACCGGAAGCGCGAGAATTGGTGTTGATTGCGGCAATGGCAGCGATTGCTGCTTGCGGTAATCTGACTTTTTTTATGATCACGCCTTTTCAGGCCGGAGGAGCGTTAATTATTATTGCCGGTATTTGTTTGGGGCCGGAGCAAGGCTTTTTAACCGGCGCGATGGCCAGGTTGGTTGTGAACATCTTTGCCGGTCAGGGGCCCTGGACGCCGTGGCAAATGTTTTGCTGGGGATTGCTGGGGTTTTTAGGTGGAATCTGTTTTAACAAAGATCTGGCGTTTACTAAAAAAGAAATTAATTTTAAAATTGTTTTCGGACCGGTTGTTTGTGTCTTATTTTCGATCTTCGTTGGCTTTATGATTCATCTATTTTTAAATCGGCAAGGCCCGTTTATCGGATGGCAGCTTTATGGATATGGGGCACTCGGTTTGCTAATTGGGTTATTACTGCAACATCAGCGCTTACCAGCCGATCGTTTGACAATCGGTGTTTTTGGATTTTTGACAACCTTCATTATTTATGGCGGTATTATGAACATTGCGGCATTGGTAATGGCGGTTGGGGTTTCAGGTTCGGGGATGGAGATGGATTGGAATTCGATGAAACTACTTTATATCTCCGGTGTTCCTTACGATGCTGTTCATGCTTTGGGAACGGCGTTTTTTGGAGCGATGCTGGGACCGGTAATGGTTGAAAAATTGGAGCGGGTCAAAATTAAATTTGGCCTTTATCAATGA